From a region of the Zingiber officinale cultivar Zhangliang chromosome 4B, Zo_v1.1, whole genome shotgun sequence genome:
- the LOC121974359 gene encoding transcription factor IBH1-like, whose protein sequence is MGVIDIMDAKSTSSLGNPNPNILTPHPSKSSVAIRFLRVLSLVRHTASSSPSSRAYRIRRAACSCMVYSAGPRRAWSRALLRKLVRRRRGPPRRRRGPPRRDLPRPAVISRRRRPVGGDRLEVALRRVVPGGAGMEYCRLLEEAADYVKCLVMQNYIR, encoded by the coding sequence atggGTGTAATTGATATCATGGATGCCAAGAGTACTAGTTCATTAGGGAACCCTAACCCTAATATTCTCACTCCACATCCTTCCAAGTCCTCGGTGGCCATCCGCTTCCTCCGCGTCCTCTCCCTCGTCCGGCACACGGCCTCTTCGTCGCCCTCCTCCCGAGCCTACAGGATCCGACGTGCCGCTTGCTCCTGCATGGTGTACTCGGCCGGCCCCCGTCGGGCTTGGAGTCGCGCCTTGCTCCGTAAACTCGTCCGCCGTCGGCGCGGTCCTCCCCGTCGTCGGCGCGGTCCTCCCCGTCGTGACCTCCCGAGGCCGGCGGTGATAAGTCGAAGGCGCAGACCCGTCGGTGGAGATCGGTTGGAGGTCGCGCTCCGGCGGGTGGTGCCGGGGGGAGCTGGCATGGAGTACTGCAGGCTGCTTGAAGAGGCGGCTGACTACGTGAAGTGCCTGGTCATGCAG